The Theobroma cacao cultivar B97-61/B2 chromosome 1, Criollo_cocoa_genome_V2, whole genome shotgun sequence genome contains the following window.
AAGTTACCTCCACCAAATCTATTCCTCCCTCCATCAAGcccatcattctctctcctcTTTCCTCTCCGCTACCCAAACTCAATTTCTCgttcctcctcctcctcctcctcagCCACCGCTGCCACTTGTAGCCGCAGAGAACTCTCTCTCCTCCACCACCGGCGCCGCTAATGAGGATGGTAGTGAGCCGATGCAGGTGGGCGATGAGAATGAAGCTGAGGCCGAGGAGAATTCAAAGACATCAGTTGACAAGGTTGAGGAGAGGATGAGGGAATGCtttatcaaaaataagagGGCAAAGAGGCAGCTTTCGCCGTCGTATGCGGCGGTGGCCGAGGAGAGGAGGATTTGTGAAGATAGATTCGTGGGTGGTGTCAAGGGTTATGATTCCCTGGGGGACAAATTACGGGCGTTGGAACTTGTCTACCAGTTTCATGGTTGAACCGTAGACAGGGCTGAAACAGGGGAGAAGCAGAACAGGAGTTATTCAATGGagccttttttttgtttttccaacCAATTGGGTTCCATTgccttttaatttattaattttctttttttaattcattgttCTGTCCTCTTTTTACCATTTGTTAATAGCAAGAAAGGAAGGGTAGGGAGGATGAAAGATGAATGCATATTTGTAATCTCAAAtttaagaggaaattgaaaacaccttgaatgagattttttttttcaacttgtacagagcttatttgaatattatgcATTCCCTTCATCAAATATAGATATGCAATGATCACCTCACCATCTCAGTAATTTTCTTCCCAAAAATTATGCATGGATTGGTGTTTATTCATGAAGTAAGAATG
Protein-coding sequences here:
- the LOC18614224 gene encoding uncharacterized protein LOC18614224, encoding MESKKNMDNNIAMTDTQPPPLPQSPAAAVQLTELVFSLEQATQMAKQLPSSSDPSYLHQIYSSLHQAHHSLSSFLSATQTQFLVPPPPPPQPPLPLVAAENSLSSTTGAANEDGSEPMQVGDENEAEAEENSKTSVDKVEERMRECFIKNKRAKRQLSPSYAAVAEERRICEDRFVGGVKGYDSLGDKLRALELVYQFHG